A single genomic interval of Dromiciops gliroides isolate mDroGli1 chromosome 1, mDroGli1.pri, whole genome shotgun sequence harbors:
- the LOC122744166 gene encoding 40S ribosomal protein S10-like has translation MLMPKKNELLSMNSLFKEGVMVAKKDVHMPKHPELAEKNVPNLHVMKAMQSLKSRGYVKEQFAWRHFYWYRTNEGIQYLRDYLHLPPEIVPATLWRSCPETRRPRPKGLEGERPARLTRGEADRDTYRRSAAPPGADKKAEAGAGSATEFQLIGGFGHGCGQPPQ, from the coding sequence aTGTTGATGCCCAAGAAGAACGAATTGCTATCTATGAACTCCCTTTTTAAGGAGGGTGTAATGGTAGCCAAGAAAGATGTCCACATGCCAAAGCATCCTGAGCTGGCAGAAAAGAATGTGCCCAATCTCCATGTAATGAAGGCTATGCAGTCTCTAAAGTCTCGTGGCTATGTTAAGGAGCAGTTTGCATGGAGGCATTTCTACTGGTATCGCACCAATGAGGGCATTCAGTATCTACGGGATTACCTTCACCTGCCCCCTGAGATTGTGCCTGCCACACTCTGGAGAAGTTGTCCTGAGACGCGAAGGCCAAGGCCTAAAGGCCTGGAGGGTGAGCGACCTGCCCGGCTTACTCGTGGTGAAGCTGACAGAGACACATACAGACGAAGTGCTGCTCCCCCTGGTGCTGACaagaaggctgaggctggtgcTGGGTCAGCAACAGAATTCCAGTTGATAGGTGGATTTGGTCATGGATGTGGTCAACCTCCTCAATAA